The genomic DNA ggaaagccttgcgactcagtagtttggagcagaaaggcatgggtacccattttagattcagtagaatgtgtactttccaaaaatatatgggtttggggggtaaacatatatttctgtgtttttaccccacaaaaaatgcagtcaatgtgttgatttctcagtagctgaagtaaagtcctgaacaatttggatgtgctaactacatattggtgtctctaaatgccagatactttggtaaacctatgcataatgggtatcaaactgttcagtggacccctggcaatcatatttcaggtgctttttcttggtacctaatatagtttgggatatgcggagcagcaaaataaaacctttgaaatgatttttcagaattttgagttttttgttgaaaaaccgctatgttcagacaagcttttatgtttggtagttgggagtagagagacatagttacccattttgtaatcggcagaatgtgtacttttcaaaaatgtatggttttctggggtaaacctacggtttcaggattttttgccttggaatctaaagcatgccgttttctgccttagtgctttcaaaattcggtaatatactgccgggagtttttgctgtacagaaatcctaaatctccctaaaactatacatatctggtattggcacgttcgagagacataaggctttccaaatcagttggattttcatccgtaaaatgaaatatttttctggtataaattgatatacgatgaaaaatggtaatttttcatttttttttggtatttagcactataaatttttttgcacaggtggaaatacatgaaaactcaggcagatttagaaagctcagtttctaccgaaaaaaacaatgtatagttttcctaggtaaactataggtttcccctcagaaaatgcccctaaagtgagagagcacaaaatgtttcaaaaacggctggcatttcgcgtaaccaaaatgtgaaattctgctggcacttaaagggttaatgtaatgaaatgaaaaagaaataatgtaacaAAAGGGTGTACTAATTTGGttactatttctttttttccccccaatagtcccttgaaaaaaaaaatttaaaactggtttctactgtatataaatgaaatgtaaagaGGCTGACTAGTGGGAGGAAAAGCTAATATCTAATAACCAATagtatttatttctgtttgttttttttcttattaatcaaTTCCCATGTTTTATTTTGGCAGAATAACAATAACTTGGATGCTTGTTGTGCTGTACTGTCTCAGGAAAGTACAAAATATTTGTATGGGGAAGGAGAATTATCTCCTCCAGATGATCCTCGAATTGCAAGCTTAAGAAACCACATGACTTCTCTCAATTTGGATTTGCAGTCACAAAACGTGTACCTTGATGGAAGGGATGCCACTAGGAtgaatggaaacagtaggactcTAGCTCACAGTATAAGTGATGGCCATTTTCAAGGAGTTCAGTCCAGCAATGAACTGTATCAACCAGAGCCACAAACTGCACCTGCTCATGTTCCTGCTGGCTTTAATGTCTTTGGAATGGCCAATACCATTAGTTCTTCAAATCCTGGACATCAGTTTGGCCTACATTTAGGCAGCAAAGGGTCATCTGCTTCACAGACACCAAGGTTTAACCCTATAATGGTGACATTGGCACCAAATATCCAGCCTAGTCGTAATACGCCAACATCTTTGCACATTCACGGTGTTCCTCCACCAGTTCTTAATAGTCCACATGGAAACTCTATCTATATTAGGCCTTATGTTACTTCTCAGAGTGGTACATCTCGACAGGCACAACAATCGCCAAGTTGGGTGTCTCATAACCCAACACAACCACAACAGATTTATCCGCCATCACAACAAAATCCGTGGACAACTCTTCCTACTTATTCTGCTCCACATACCTCATTGCAACAGCCAATCCAATCTAGTATTCAGGGCCACCAGACCTCTCATGTCTATATGCCAATAAGTTCACCTACAACTCCTCAAGCACCCATGCTTCATTCATCTGGCAGTGGTTTACAACCTTCCACCCAGTATAATATTCAAAATATCTCAACAGGCCCCAGGAAAAACCAAATTGAAATAAAGCTTGAACCACCACAGAGGAGTAATTCATCAATGTTACGACCATCATGTTCTCGCAGTTCTATGAACCCTTCCTCTATTAACAGTCAAACCAGAAACCAACCCACTGTTTACATAGCAAGCCCTCCAAGCACAGACGAAATGATCTGTCGCAACCAGCCTAAGGTCTACATTTCTGCCAATGCTCAAAGTGTTGATGACCAGGTAATCAGGAACTCGCCTACCGTTTTCATATCTGCAAACCCTGGGGCAACAACTACATCCAAGAATATGTCTGGGCAAGTAAGCATGGGTCCTGCTTTTATCCACCACCACCCTCCCAAAAGCCGGGCACATGGTAACAACACATCAGCCACATCTCCGCGGGTGGTAGTAACTCAACCCAACACAAAATATACTTTTAAGATAACTGTATCACCAAATAAGCCTCCTGCAGTTTCTCCAGGGGTAGTCTCTCCAACCTTTGAGCCTACAAATTTGCTTAACCTTCCTGATCCATTTGCAGAATCAGAAGGTATGCAGCATCTTACGGACCCTATTTTACCATCCGATAAAATAAGTGAAGCACGAAAATTAAGTGTGGGATCGGACGATGATGCATATACACAAGGTAATGATATTCTCTGAATAACATGAAGTTATTTTGCAATTTGTGAATGTTTGTTCATGGTACTAATCTCTGAACATTTGGTTCTATGTAGGATGTGCCCTTATTCCAGGGAGAACTGGAGAAATTGTTAACTTATCTAGGAGCCATGAATATAGAATTTTTAAGATTCGGCTAAATCCAAAGCACATGTGACATAACAGTTGAATGTAACGATTTTTGGTTCaaaatatacacaatttttttttgaacttgCAAATTTTGTTGCCGGCAGTCACTGTGTTACTGCTGGTTTCTAACCATTGGCAGTAATGTCAGTTGCCATTGGGAAAACGTGTTGTAAAGTAGCCTGAAGTTTTGTTTGGGAAGGAAAATAGTGATATTTTATGGCCAGCAGTAGCACAATTCACCATGGGCTAATAAATTGTCCTGTTTGCGAACTTTATCTCTAATTGAAATGGGGAAAAATCACATGTGGAATCAATGCTAATGTATAAGTATTTTTCTAGTTTTACCTCTTAAGAATGTTTTTTAGTACTTAGCCAATAATTGCTCgtcatttacattatacactgATGGGCCATAAAAAAAGGTAAGATGTCTTTGTCGATGGACTGGGCTTTTGACTATGGACCTAGGTCGTTAGCCCCTCTCATTCTGTCACCGCACTTAACATAATGAAACAGAATGTAATAACCTTATGATAATTATTCCCTTAAAGAGGTGGGtcatttttaagttaacttttagtatgttatagaatgcctaattctaagcaacttttcaattggccttcattatttcttttttatagttctttaattatttgccatcttattCCAACTCTTTTGGAactctccagcttttaaatgggggtcactgatcccatctaaaaacaaatgctttgtaaggctgcagatgttttgttattgctactttttattacttatctttctattcaggcctctcctattcatattccagtctcttgtttaaaacaatgcatggttgctagggaaatttggaccctagcaaccagattgctgaaactgcagagctggGGAACagaaagctaattaactcaaaaaccacaaataaaaaaagaaaacagattgcaaaattgttcaaaatatccctctctacatcatactaaaaagttaacattAAGGTGAACATTCccattacaggagaactaaaccctaaaaattaaaaaaaagctcagtacgtgacagcagcacagagcatgtgatgGTAAGCtactgggcatctttggaggcacagatcttccctactaaagggcTGGCTGTATTGGGCTGATAtagatgcccaaaacataatgtacaatgttTCTTCCTgtgtctttagttaagctttagttctactttaaactgtattgatttatttttgtgcacataaaaacaaaaaaatatttttaaagagtcaaaaatattcattttattggTTTCAAATTTTGTTAAGTCTTTTTCATGCATTTATGACTAATTGCTGTATCTTCTGCAATATAAGCATGTTTTGGTGCTTTTTTTCAGCTTTACTGATACATCAGAAGGCAAGAATGGAACGACTACATTATGAACTtgatgtgcaaaagaaaaaacttgaccaactTAAGACAGAGGTCAATGAAATGGAAAACAATCTAACAAAAAGGCGCCTAAATAGGTCAAATTCGCTTTCACAAATTCCTTCAGTAAGTCAACCTTGTAGATATGGGTATTGTTTGCCATTgtggcagtatatatatatgttgccttATTACcaatataatgaaaatgaaatgttttctGCTGAGtaacaaatgaatacattttataaagcatAATATTGTTGTGCAGTGAtgccacatactgtataatacataatTTGCCTGCATATTTTTGAACTGTAAACACAGATATATTGTTACATTGCCCACTCACAAGTccttaatgaacaaattaaaagtggacccaataccccAGCATTTTTAAAGCACAGAATGTATAAAGGACATGCACCCTCTAAACTATCCTTAAAGTTTAGAGAGCATTTATGTTTCATTCTATCAAAAGCTTCCAAGTTGAgctagtgcaggtatgggatctgttatccagaaagctccaaattagagaaaggctgtctcccatagactccattttatccaaattttaaataatgatttcctttttctctgtaataataaaacagtgtctggcacttgatccaaactaagatacaatgaatctatattggaagcaaaaccagtctatttaatTACACgatttaacatgattttctagtagactttaagggatactgtcatgggaaaaaaaacatttttcaaaatgaatcagttaatagtgctgctccagcagaattatgcactgaaatccatttctcaaaagagcaaacagatttttttatattcaattttgaaatcagcaAGGCACCCagtcttgataatggtcctagaggtggaccgaaactttctggatatatatatctctctctctctctatatatctctctatatatatctctctatatatatctctctatatatatatatatatatatatatatatatatatatatatatatatctatatatctatatatatatatatatatatatatctatatatctatatatatatatatctatatctatatatatatatatctctatatatatctatatatatatatatctctatatatatatatatctatatatatatctatatctatatatatatatatctatatatatatatctatatctatatatatatatatctatatatatatatatatatctatatatatatatatatctatatatatatatatctatatatatatatatctatatatatatatatatatatctatatatctatatatctatatatatctatatatctatatatatatctatatatctatatatatatctatatatctatatatatatatatatgtatctgtctctctatatatatatatatatctctatatcgctatatctatatctatatatatatatatatatatatatatatatctctatatatatatatatctctatatatatatatatctctctatatatctatatatatatatatatatctctatatatatatatatatatctctatatatctctatatatatatatatctctatatatatctctatatatatctctctctctctatatatatatatatatatatatctctcttctctctctctctctctctctctctctctctctctatatatatatatctatatctatatatatctatatatatatatctatctatatatatatatatatatatatctatatatatatatctatctatatatctatatatatatctatctatatatatatatctatatatatatattatatatatatatatatatatatatatatatatatctatatatatatatatatatatatctctatatatatctctatctctatctctatatatatatatatatatatatatatatatatatatatctatctctatatatatatatatatatatatatatatatatatatatatatatatatatatatatatatatatatatatatatatatatatatatatcaggatgacggccctgtgtgggttgaaacgcgtagataagAACGTGGAATAAAGAACTTTTAACTAAGTATTGAAgaaaactgctgtgagtgctttcatgactgccaatttgtatatatatatatatatatatatatatatatatatatagctatatatatatatatatatatatatagctatatatatatctatatctctctctctctctctctctctctatctctatatatatatatatatatatatatatatataatatatatatatatatatatctctatatatatctctatatatatatatatatatatatctctatatatatatatctctatatatatatatatatatatatatctctatatatatatatatatatatatatatctctctctctctctctctctctctctctctctctctctctctctctctctctctctctctctctctctctctctctctctctctctctctctctctctctctctctctctctctctctctctctctctctctctctctctctctctctctctctctatatatatatatatctatatatatatatatatatatatatatatatatacaaaaatgcaatagttgacagcactccaaggaaaataCACGATGCTTGAATAATCAAATAGTGGAGGTTTTATtgaaatccaacgtttcggctccacacaggagccttcgtcagggaacaAACACACAGTGCACAGAACAGAGTTTAAATGAagccaaaatggcgccaaaacagcAGGCATGAGACGCCTGTCAATCATCATTAAGAGGTTAAAAACAACAAACCAACTGCCATTTGTATGTATACCTTATGTATGGGGGCCATTGTGTACGAGAGACCATGGGTgcgtccttcctatatatatatatatcccatatatatatatatatatatatatatatatatatatatctatatatatatatatatatatatatatatctatatatatatatatatatatatatatatatatatatatatatatatctatatatatctatatatatctatatatctatatatatatatatatatatatatatatatatatatatatctatatatatatatatatatctatatttctatatatatatatatctatatatatcccatatatatatctatatatatatatcccatatatatctatctatatatatatatatatatatatatatatatatatatcccatatatatatctatatatatcccatatatatatcccatatatatatctatatatatcccatatatatatcccatatatatatcccatatatatatatatatatatatatatcccgtatatactctagtataagccgagtttttcagcatccaaa from Xenopus laevis strain J_2021 chromosome 5S, Xenopus_laevis_v10.1, whole genome shotgun sequence includes the following:
- the tab2.S gene encoding TGF-beta-activated kinase 1 and MAP3K7-binding protein 2 isoform X1 is translated as MAQGSPQVDFQVLHNLRQKFPEVPEVVVSRCMQQNNNNLDACCAVLSQESTKYLYGEGELSPPDDPRIASLRNHMTSLNLDLQSQNVYLDGRDATRMNGNSRTLAHSISDGHFQGVQSSNELYQPEPQTAPAHVPAGFNVFGMANTISSSNPGHQFGLHLGSKGSSASQTPRFNPIMVTLAPNIQPSRNTPTSLHIHGVPPPVLNSPHGNSIYIRPYVTSQSGTSRQAQQSPSWVSHNPTQPQQIYPPSQQNPWTTLPTYSAPHTSLQQPIQSSIQGHQTSHVYMPISSPTTPQAPMLHSSGSGLQPSTQYNIQNISTGPRKNQIEIKLEPPQRSNSSMLRPSCSRSSMNPSSINSQTRNQPTVYIASPPSTDEMICRNQPKVYISANAQSVDDQVIRNSPTVFISANPGATTTSKNMSGQVSMGPAFIHHHPPKSRAHGNNTSATSPRVVVTQPNTKYTFKITVSPNKPPAVSPGVVSPTFEPTNLLNLPDPFAESEGMQHLTDPILPSDKISEARKLSVGSDDDAYTQALLIHQKARMERLHYELDVQKKKLDQLKTEVNEMENNLTKRRLNRSNSLSQIPSLEEMQQLRSCNRQLQIDIDCLTKEIDLFQARGPHFNPSAIHNFYDNIGFLGPVPPKPKDPRSASKTPKNTSDMEEDEGAHWNCTACTFLNHPALNRCEQCDMPRHF
- the tab2.S gene encoding TGF-beta-activated kinase 1 and MAP3K7-binding protein 2 isoform X2, translating into MAQGSPQVDFQVLHNLRQKFPEVPEVVVSRCMQQNNNNLDACCAVLSQESTKYLYGEGELSPPDDPRIASLRNHMTSLNLDLQSQNVYLDGRDATRMNGNSRTLAHSISDGHFQGVQSSNELYQPEPQTAPAHVPAGFNVFGMANTISSSNPGHQFGLHLGSKGSSASQTPRFNPIMVTLAPNIQPSRNTPTSLHIHGVPPPVLNSPHGNSIYIRPYVTSQSGTSRQAQQSPSWVSHNPTQPQQIYPPSQQNPWTTLPTYSAPHTSLQQPIQSSIQGHQTSHVYMPISSPTTPQAPMLHSSGSGLQPSTQYNIQNISTGPRKNQIEIKLEPPQRSNSSMLRPSCSRSSMNPSSINSQTRNQPTVYIASPPSTDEMICRNQPKVYISANAQSVDDQVIRNSPTVFISANPGATTTSKNMSGQVSMGPAFIHHHPPKSRAHGNNTSATSPRVVVTQPNTKYTFKITVSPNKPPAVSPGVVSPTFEPTNLLNLPDPFAESEGMQHLTDPILPSDKISEARKLSVGSDDDAYTQALLIHQKARMERLHYELDVQKKKLDQLKTEVNEMENNLTKRRLNRSNSLSQIPSLEEMQQLRSCNRQLQIDIDCLTKEIDLFQARGPHFNPSAIHNFYDNIGFLGPVPPKPKGTVS